Proteins from one Gasterosteus aculeatus chromosome 11, fGasAcu3.hap1.1, whole genome shotgun sequence genomic window:
- the LOC120827713 gene encoding protein Tob1: MQLEIQVALNFIISYLYNKLPRRRVNIFGEELERQLKQKYEGHWYPEKPYKGSGFRCIHVGEKVDPVVEKAAKESGLDIEDVRNNLPQDLSVWIDPYEVSYQIGEKGPVKVLYVDDSNDGGAGSGGLDLDKEIKNSFNPDAQVFMPISEPAIAASPGSTSPSPPFGHSAAVSPTFMPRSAQPLTFTTATFAATKFGSTKMKSSGRNNNNNNGSNNSSSAAGNKVARTSPTNLGLNVSSLLKQKAISTSMHSLYGLGLGVQQQQQQKPSALSPNAKEFVFPSLQGPGSQSALFPGDSSLSLSPLQYSNAFDVFAAYGGLNDKSLMDGLSFSLNNMQYSNQQFQPVMAN, from the coding sequence ATGCAGCTCGAAATCCAAGTAGCTCTCAACTTCATCATCTCGTACCTCTATAACAAGCTGCCGAGGCGGCGCGTTAACATTTTCGGCGAGGAGCTGGAGCGGCAGCTGAAGCAGAAATACGAGGGACACTGGTACCCGGAGAAGCCATACAAGGGCTCGGGATTCAGATGTATCCACGTGGGGGAGAAGGTGGACCCCGTGGTGGAGAAGGCAGCCAAGGAGAGCGGCCTGGACATTGAAGACGTCCGCAACAATCTGCCCCAGGACCTCAGCGTGTGGATCGACCCCTATGAGGTGTCCTATCAGATCGGGGAGAAGGGGCCCGTCAAGGTGTTGTACGTCGACGACAGCAACGACGGTGGCGCTGGCAGCGGGGGGCTCGATCTGGACAAGGAGATCAAGAACAGTTTCAATCCCGACGCGCAGGTCTTCATGCCCATCAGCGAGCCCGCGATCGCCGCCTCCCCGGGCTCCACCTCGCCCTCCCCGCCCTTCGGCCACTCGGCGGCGGTCAGCCCCACCTTCATGCCCCGCTCCGCGCAGCCATTGACCTTCACGACCGCCACCTTCGCCGCCACCAAGTTTGGCTCCACTAAGATGAAGAGCAGCGggcgcaacaacaacaacaacaacggcagcaacaacagcagcagcgccgccGGGAACAAGGTGGCGCGCACCTCTCCCACCAACTTGGGCCTGAATGTGAGCAGTCTCCTGAAACAGAAAGCCATCTCCACCTCCATGCACTCTCTTTACGGGTTGGGCCTCggcgtccagcagcagcagcagcagaagccctCGGCCCTGTCCCCCAACGCCAAGGAGTTTGTGTTCCCCAGCCTGCAGGGCCCGGGCAGCCAGAGCGCGCTCTTCCCCGGAGACAGCTCGCTCAGCCTCAGCCCGCTGCAGTACAGCAATGCCTTTGACGTGTTTGCGGCCTACGGTGGCCTTAACGACAAGTCCCTTATGGATGGCTTGAGTTTCAGCTTGAACAACATGCAGTATTCTAACCAGCAATTCCAGCCAGTTATGGCCAACTAG